TGTTTTATGTTCAAACAGATGTACAATAACTTGTACTCCCTCTGTCATGTAATACTATAGTATCTACGGAGTATATCATAGGACAGAGAAAGTAATGTTAACAAGTGAGCTAATATTAGAGTATAATCGTTTAGTAGCTTCATACTAAATTATTTTTCATTTGGTTTATTAATCGCTTTGGAGCAAGCAGCTATGATATCCTGCTACGGAtttgtagtagtagtagtagctTGGTTTGATGAGCAATCCACCGATGGGACAGACGGCAGCGGCGACGTGGGGGCGAAGAAAGTGGAGCTTGCCGTCGAGAAGTTCAGCTGTGAACGGCACGGCGACCGAGTATAACAATACAGTACGAGACCGGATTTGGCGTCGTGCCTTCTTTTACGGACCTTTTCTTTCCACCGTCGACTGGGTTTTCTCGTATGGCGTCGCTTGCCCAGCTGGTCTCCGTCGCATGGACCGGTGAATGGTGATGGTGGGCAGCAAGCAAGTGGCCCCTCTCGAGCTCTCCAGAACCTTTATTAGCTCTGTCGGCGTGCCGAGCAACCTTTTTTTtttagcatcagtacagacacaagcgctcatatacacgcgcatacacccatccttatgaacgcacacacgcacaccctacccctatgagcatctccgagagactgagccggcatatcatcttaagatttacgaagtcaccgtaggcgcctcgcgtctcctcccactaaaagcgcatcgccgaaaatcctgaaataaatccagaaataatgcgagcaccaggatttgaaccctggtgggttggagataccactgtccacctaaccaactcaaccacaggtCATGATGCCGTTTTTCCTGAGGCTTAATTCTCGTGATTAACTACTCTGCAGCTTTTTTTAAAAAAACGGAGGTAAAAGATTTGCCTCATCTATTAATTAAGATAAGAAGAGAGTTTGTTACAGAAGTCACTCTTACACGGCATGAGTGATTACTCGCATAAAATAATAGCCCCTAATTTCTTTGCACCGGCAGTGACCCAAAGGTTTGCCTCACAAATGATGAAGTTGAGCAAGATTGTTGGCGGAGCGCTCTTCTGTCGAAAAACACGGGCATTCCTCTCATTCCAAGTGGTCCATGACACGAGCATGGTAAGAGAGGCCATAGCCTTCCTATTGGGGACTCCGGCACCGGTTATATTTGTCCACCACTCCTCTACCGAATCATGTAGCTGCCAAGTAGTAGTGTCCAAGTGGTGAAGGCCGAATTTCGCGATGACCGAGTTCCATAGCCGAATGGTGTATCGGCATTTGAAGAAGAGATGTGGTCCACTTTCTTGATCTCTCTTGCAGAGAGTGCAAAGCCCGCAGTTTGACCATCCCCGCTTTGCAAGCCTATCCGCAGTCCAAACTCTATCTTGGATAGCCAACCAAGCAAAGAATTTAGCCTTTGGCGGCGCCCAAGCCTTCCAAATCATTTGATCCATGGGGGAGAGGACCAATCCTAGAAATTGGGCCTTGTAGGCGGAGGCAGCAGAGTAATGCCCGCTTGTCGTGTGCTTCCACACAATGGTGTCTTCGGCCATTATTTTTTAGAGCCTCGCGCACCTTCCAATTCTTCCTCGAGGAGGCCTTAAAAATGAGAGGAGCGACATCCTTGGGTTTGCATCCATGAAGCCAAGGAGAATCCCAAAAAGGTGTTTTAGCACCATTCCCCATGGTGATGGTTGTGGATGCATAGAAGAAGTCAAGGTCCTTCTCGTCACACAGGTTTCCCAATCCCACCCACATCTTGTGAGGCGCCGTCCATTCAAACCATGGCCACCTCAAACGCAAGGCCCTCGCAAATTTGTCGGTGTTGAGGACCCCTAGACCACCATATTCACGCGGCCGACAGACAATCTCCCAATTCACCTTGCACTTGGCACCCGTCGTCTTGTCCGATCCGGACCAAAGGAAGGCTCGCTCGAGTTTGTTGATGCTTTGAAGAATGCTCGGCTGTACGACTAATGGCGTGATGAAGTAGATCGCTTGGGAGGTGATGACGGACTTGACAAGGGCAGTGCGTCCACTGGTGGTGATATTTTGTCCATCATAGGTAACCAGCTTGCCTGCAACCTTGTCCACAAGGAATTGCCAATCCACCAACTTAAGCTTCCAGACAGATAGAGGAAGGCCCAAATATCTTAAGGGGAAGGACGCCCTTTTCGCCGGCAAGTTTTGAAGGATGTGCTCTAGATTGAGGTGATTGCATCGAATGGCCACAACAGAGCTCTTATGGAAATTGGTGCATAGCCCGGTGACCTCCCCGAATCTGTTCAAGATGGCTGAGAGGTTGTCAATATCATTTTTAATTGGGGCCATGAAAATGGCTGCATCATCTGCATAGAGTGAAGTTCTCACCATGACCCCTCTCCCCCGCACCTTGTGAAGTAGCCCTTTTCTGGTTGCCAACTCAAGCAGTTGTTGGAGTGCATCAATTGCAATGACGAAAAGGAGCGGGGATAGGGGATCCCCTTGCCGAAGGCCCCGACCATGCTTGATGGGGTGGCCGGCCACACCATTCAGCAGGGTCCTCGAGGATGATGTGCAAAGAAGAGCCGCAATCAAGTCTCTAAACTTGGGGGGAAGCCCCTTCGTCGTAGGAGATCAAGGATGTATTCCCATCTGACTGAGTCGAAGGCCTTGCGGATGTCAAGCTTGAACAACAGAGACGGGGTCTTGCATTTGTGCAGTCTACGGGCCAGGTTGCGAACACACAAAAAATTGTCGTGTATACTTCTACGCTTGATGAATGCGCTTTGGGCGTTGGAGACCAGCTTTTCCATGTGCGGAGCAAGACAGGTTGAGAGGATTTTTGCGATAATCTTAGCGATGGCATGGATGAGACTGATGGGCCTAAAGTCTGCAATCCCCTCGGCGCCTTCTTTTTTGGGCAAAAGGACCACATTTGCAGAGTTGAGCCAGTGAAGATTTTCCGTGTGGAGGGCATCAAAATGGTGTACCACCCGCATCATGTCCTGCTTCATGATGCCCCAACACTTCTTAAAGAAAGCATCGGTGAAACCGTCCGGGCCCGGTGCCTTATCACTTGGCATGCCATTGATAGCCTCCCGCATCTCCTCCTCGGTGATGGGCGAGTCAAGGCCGTGCAAGTCGTGCACCTCTAAGTTGAGCTCATCCCAATTGAAGTCTTTGTCGCTTGTGCTCCCTTTTTTCATCACGTTAGCGAAGTGATACAGAATGAGCTTCCCTTTGGCGTCGTGCTCGGTGACCCAACATTGGTCATGCTTTAACCTATGGATATGATTCTTCCTCCTTCTACCATTAATCCGGCGATGAAAGAACTTGGTGTTTGCGTCGCCCTCCTTGAGGTTAGCAATTCTTGAACATTGCTTTTTCCGAGCTCTCTCGACTATGGCCAAGCTGATAACTCTCCTCTTCAGTCGGGCCCTAAGGTCCCTCTCATCAGGGGAGAGTTGCCGATTCTCTTGAGCAATGTCGAGGCGGAGAATCACCAAGAGAGCGGCATGAAGGGGAACTTTTGCCTTCGAGAAGAGGCCCCTACTCCACTCTGAGATTCGGAGGGCCACCTTCTTGAGCTTATGGAATAAGACTTGATATGGCTCGGAGTGCTCGAGGGGCTCGTTCCATGCCTTATTTACCTCTTCCATGAAACCGGGCATAGAGAtccaaaagttttcaaacttGAAAGTTCGCGGTCTCCGCGGTCCCTTGTCATCGGCGAGAAGGAGTGGACAATGATCGGACAGAGATGACGAGAGGGCGTGTAGCAAATGAGTGTTGAAAGAGGTGTCCCATCCGGCGTTGCAGAAAAATGAGTCAAGTTTGCACATTGTAGGGTTTTCCCTCTCATTGCTCTAGGTCAACCTTCTGTTTTGCAAGTGTATCTCTTTAAGATCACAACTTTGAAGGGTGGTTCGGAACCGATTTATTCGACTACGGTTAACATGCCTTTTATTCTTGTCTCTTGCACAATATATTTGGTTGAAATCCCCTGCAATATCCTACTGGTAGGCGCTTTAGCAGATCTGTGTCCGATGTCCATCATACTAATAATAAACAATCATCTCTTCTCTATTCTTCTCTATTCTCTAATAAACAATCAAACATAAACTTCTCCAAATGCACCCCACAAATATACACCAATCCATTACCACCACATGATTAGGCCCATTAAACTCAATCCAATCGCTAGCTTTGATCTAATCCATTTTCTGTGTGCACTTAACAATTTACATTGACTGACTATAGTCACAGAAGGGAAAAAATTGATCGCAATCATATCCTAATCTATCTACCTGCACACGACTCATGCAGCAGGAACCACACTGCCCGTCGACAGACGCGAGCAGCCACCCCGATCCTCCTCTGGCGCACGCGAGAGAAGGCAGCTGCCCCCGTCGTTCCTCCTATGATCGACGCGACCGCGGGCGCCGCAACCTCCGCCCACAACGCCAAGGTCTCAGTTGTTTTGCGCCGCTGCCCATGCCGCCACCGCGACCTGCTGCTCGGCGGCGTCCCTCTCCATGCCCTCCGCCGACCACTCCGCCGCCGGCCATGCCCGTGCATCTCCAGGTAACACAAAAAGGTGTCACAGTTGATAGCCCTATCCATGTAGCTGTCGAATATGTGAAATGGTTTGTGGTGTGTAGGGTGCTGCGGGGAATGTCACCGCTGCACGTCTGCATAGCGTGGTGGCTGCGACGAGGCTGACTTTGCGGCTCAGCACAGCGTCCCGGAGCTCCTGCGCTCTCTCTCAGGGTATCATCTGTCGCACATATCATAGACTTTAACAATCATACGATTGATGAATCTATTGTTTGTCTTTTCGGTTTGGGTGAGAACTACGCCCGTGCATGCCTTTCTTTTTTCTCACATCATTAGTTTAACTGCTTGCTTTAGCATGTTGAAGACTCTGATGCTGCTTGTTTGGTTCATGTCACCCTCTCGTCACTTTTCTGTTGGTCATTGTGTAGTATTTATCCAAATATGTGTGATGTATTAAAGGGAAATGTTCAGCTCGCTCAGATAGTTTGATTAATTAAAATGGAAAATTGGATATCCATGTGCACAAACTTTAAATTCCTCTATTTTTTACCAGAATAATGGCGTACGAGTATATAACAACGTTTGGCTGGGTTCCAGTGAGAGCACGGACAGGACCACCCCAACTCCTTGATCAATCCATTTGTTAACGAAGTTAGCAATGTTCATGAGAAGATGCAGCGTCACAAACAACTCAACATTTATCATTGTATAGTATAGCTAGCAAATCATTGTAtattatgatttatacttttctTCATATATAATACTACTATCTTTGGGAAAGGTAGAATAATTGTTCCTCTCCAGTTGACATGATTGGCTGAATTTCAATAAAAGTCTTTTGGTTTGCAATTTTTGTAATCTGTGGTATTCTAAAGATTGCATATACAGTACTAGAGAAGGAATGGTTGGGATATTTTTTTTATCATTTGCCTTTTCAGCGTTAAATAATTACAGGTCTATTGTTCTGTTGCCCTATCAAATTCATCTGCAATTTTGAGTGGAAGTCCTTTTATGGAAGGCTggctaagagcaactctagcagaccccgcattTCGTCGGCCCGCAAAACGCGTTTGCAGTTCGCGCAAAACCGCTTTTGCGGGCCGGCTTGGACGGCCACAGATGCAGACCCCTCAAACGGACCTGTAAAAAAGCATATTCACGGAATATGCTTTTTTACGGGTCGGCTTTGCGGGGTCTGCTCTTTGCGCCGCTGCATCCCGCATCTCATCGGCCCGCAAATATCAAATCCAACATAATACAACAATCGAAAGTAAAACTAAATTATTCAAATCAAACATGATACGATAATCATTCACATTACAAATAATTATTCAAATCACCATAtcaaacttaaataatgcaatataaaacttgtcatgaatACAAATACAAATGAATACAAAAATGAGTCATTGTCCAGCCCTTTGCCAATGGTGCTCAATGAGATCCTCTTGAAGTTGAAAGTGGGTATTcgcattttcaatctccttgtaTGTTTGAAGAAAAGCTCTAATGCGGTTAGGGTCTCTAGCTGGTTTGACACGACTACCCACATTGTCATAGAAGAATTCCAAGTTCATTCCTCTCTCATCTTCAATCATATTGTGCAGGATAACACAGCATGTCATAATATTTTTCAAGGTTTTCTTATCCCAAAAACGAGCAGGACCACGGACAATGGCAAACCTGTATTGCAAAACACCGAATGCTCTTTCAACTTCTTTTCAGGCTGCCTCTTGCACCCTTGCAAATTCACATTGCTTTTTAGTTTTGGGTTCCTTGATGCTTTTGACAAATGTGCACCAAGGAGGGTATATACCATCTACAAGATAGTACCCCTTTGTGTATTCATGCCCATTGATAGTGTAGTTGCAAGCAGGAGCATCACCACTAGTAAGCCTAGCAAACAAATAAGACCGTTGCAACATATTGATATCATTGAGAGTGCCTGACATACCAAAAAAGCAATGCCAAATCCATAAATCCTCGGATGCTACGGCCTCTAGCACAATTATTGCATCACGAGACTTGCCACAATACATTCCTTGCCATGTCTTGGGGCAATTTTTCCAAGTCCAATGCATACAATCAATGCTACCTAGCATGCCAGGCCAACCTCTCCTCTCATTAGTTGCCATCAATTTCTTTGTGTCATCTTCGTTGGTTGCCTAAAGATACTCAGGACCAAAGACACGGATGATCACATTTGCAAATCTACGCATAGACTTAATTGTAGTATCTTCACCAATGCGAAGGTACTCATCAGCATAGTCAGCCGGAACACCATATGCAATCACCCGCATTGTCGCGGAGATTTTTTGATATGCACTAAATCCCTTTAAGCCCGCAACATTTCTTCTTTGAGTAAAATACCGGCAATTTGCCTCGCAAGCTTCAACAAGTTTCACAAAGAGGGATCGGCGCATTCGGTACCTTCTCCGGAAGAGGTGCGGCGGATATGTTGGATTCTCCGCGAAGTAGTCTTGCATCAACATCTcgttccaaagatggcaatttcGAGTGCAAAGACGACCGACGGTCGATCCTCGCTGCCTCTTTTGGTTCTCATCTTCGTGCTCCTTGACGACAAGGGCCGTCACCAACGTCTGTTGGCGGTAGTTGACAAGTAACGTCTCAACATCCGAATCGTCCGAATTAGATGAATCGTCGAGCAAAAACTTCTCGCACGGGCTCAATTCCATCTAAAATCACAAATACGCGTGCCGCGTTAAGCAGCTATGCATACCGCTCGGCACAAGCACAAGTACAAACTCACCGACTGCTCGGAGGCGGTGGATCCCGAGGCGGCGACAGCGACTGGTCATAGACTTAATTGTAGTATCTTCACCAATGCGAAGGTACTCATCAGCATAGTCAGCCGGAACACCATATGCAATCACCCGCATTGTCGCGGAGATTTTTTGATATGCACTAAATCCCTTTAAGCCCGCAACATTTCTTCTTTGAGTAAAATACCGGCAATTTTCCTCGCAAGTTTGAACAAAATTGACAAAGAGGGATCGACCCATTCCGTACCTTCTCCGGAAGAGGTGCGGTGGATATGTAGGATTCACTGCGAAGTAGTCTTGCATCAACATCTCGTTCCAAGATGACGATTCCGGGGAATGCAAAGACGCCCGACGGTCGATCCTCGCCTCCTCTTCCGGTTCTCGTCTTCGTGCTCCTTCACGGCAAGTGCCATGACTAATGTTTGCTGTCGAAAGTTCGCAAGCATGGTCTCAACATCCGAGTCGTCTGAATCAGATGAATCGGAGAGCAAGAACTTCTCGCACGGGCTCAACTCCATCTACATGCGCACCGACGCGTCAAATTAACTA
The sequence above is drawn from the Triticum urartu cultivar G1812 unplaced genomic scaffold, Tu2.1 TuUngrouped_contig_8442, whole genome shotgun sequence genome and encodes:
- the LOC125531929 gene encoding myb-related transcription factor, partner of profilin-like; translated protein: MQQEPHCPSTDASSHPDPPLAHAREGSCPRRSSYDRRDRGRRNLRPQRQGLSCFAPLPMPPPRPAARRRPSPCPPPTTPPPAMPVHLQGAAGNVTAARLHSVVAATRLTLRLSTASRSSCALSQE